One window from the genome of Chlamydiota bacterium encodes:
- a CDS encoding DMT family transporter codes for MKPSRFAAFSMLTVAVAFWGASYPVTRYALRFIPPFTLGFARFAAAALLLAAFVRPAAAPPRGERAALLALGFTGSFLFVGLMNLGMRATTGVAGSLLSATPPVLTALLAAAFLGEPLRRGRVAGLAAGIAGVVLVARAPGGGASPAADFVRGNAIILLSQVCWASYTMLGRRFALRCAGDTAAFWTTAVGALLLLPLSCLELLRGAAIVVTAGGALALLYLSVLNTALAYLFWNRALRTVGASTAAGFQYLQPLSGAFVSIAFLGERLSPPLVAGAALILAGVWFVLRGEGARDGNAAAAVPD; via the coding sequence ATGAAACCGTCCCGTTTCGCGGCGTTCTCGATGCTGACGGTGGCGGTCGCGTTCTGGGGGGCGTCGTATCCGGTCACCCGGTACGCGCTGCGCTTCATCCCCCCGTTCACGCTCGGCTTCGCCCGTTTCGCGGCCGCCGCCCTCCTCCTCGCCGCGTTCGTCCGGCCGGCCGCCGCGCCGCCGCGGGGGGAGCGGGCGGCGCTCCTGGCGCTCGGGTTCACCGGCTCGTTCCTCTTCGTCGGCCTGATGAACCTGGGGATGCGCGCCACGACCGGGGTGGCCGGATCGCTCCTCTCCGCGACGCCCCCGGTCCTCACCGCCCTGCTCGCCGCCGCGTTCCTCGGCGAACCGCTCCGACGCGGACGGGTCGCGGGGCTCGCCGCCGGAATCGCGGGGGTCGTCCTGGTCGCGCGGGCCCCGGGGGGCGGGGCGTCTCCGGCCGCGGATTTCGTCCGGGGGAACGCGATCATACTCCTCTCCCAGGTCTGCTGGGCCTCCTACACGATGCTCGGGCGCCGGTTCGCGCTCCGGTGCGCGGGCGACACGGCGGCCTTCTGGACGACCGCCGTCGGGGCGCTGCTCCTCCTCCCGCTCTCCTGCCTCGAGCTCCTCCGCGGCGCCGCGATCGTCGTGACGGCGGGGGGCGCGCTCGCCCTGCTCTACCTCTCGGTCCTCAACACCGCCCTCGCGTACCTGTTCTGGAACCGCGCCCTCCGCACGGTGGGGGCGTCGACCGCGGCGGGGTTCCAGTACCTCCAGCCGCTCTCCGGGGCGTTCGTCTCGATCGCCTTCCTCGGCGAACGGCTCTCGCCGCCGCTCGTGGCGGGCGCCGCCTTGATACTGGCGGGCGTCTGGTTCGTGTTGCGGGGGGAAGGCGCACGAGACGGGAACGCCGCGGCCGCGGTTCCGGATTGA
- a CDS encoding TatD family hydrolase: MLIDTHAHLTDARFGHDLDAVVRRAGDAGVAAILDVGDGAEGSAACIGHARRFRNVFAAVGIHPNSASAGCDLGRIAVLARDEAVAALGETGLDYYRRHASREAQERLFRETLALALETGLPVVMHCRDAYGALLGVLRERRYAGVRGVLHCFSGGRGDAEDLVELGYFIAAGGALTYPKNTGLRETIRAVPLDRLLLETDCPYLPPEGARGRRNEPSGVVRVAEELARLRGLGFGEIARITSDNALRLFERMGTSGGGTER; the protein is encoded by the coding sequence ATGCTGATCGACACGCACGCCCACCTGACCGACGCGCGATTCGGCCACGACCTCGACGCCGTGGTGCGCCGCGCCGGGGACGCCGGCGTGGCGGCGATTCTGGACGTCGGCGACGGGGCGGAGGGCTCCGCCGCCTGCATCGGGCACGCGAGACGGTTCCGGAACGTCTTCGCCGCCGTGGGCATCCACCCCAACTCCGCCTCCGCCGGCTGCGATCTCGGGCGGATCGCGGTCCTCGCCCGCGACGAAGCGGTGGCGGCGCTGGGGGAGACGGGGCTCGATTATTACCGACGGCACGCCTCGCGGGAGGCGCAGGAACGGCTCTTCAGGGAGACGCTCGCCCTCGCCCTCGAGACGGGGCTGCCGGTCGTGATGCACTGCCGCGACGCGTACGGCGCCCTTCTCGGCGTGCTCCGCGAGAGGCGGTACGCCGGCGTCCGCGGCGTGCTGCACTGCTTCTCCGGCGGGAGGGGCGACGCGGAGGATCTGGTGGAACTCGGCTACTTCATCGCCGCGGGGGGGGCGCTGACCTACCCGAAGAACACGGGGTTGCGGGAGACGATCCGGGCGGTGCCGCTCGACCGGCTGCTCCTCGAGACGGACTGCCCGTACCTCCCCCCCGAGGGGGCGCGCGGGCGGCGGAACGAGCCGTCGGGGGTCGTCCGGGTGGCGGAGGAGCTCGCCCGGCTCCGGGGGCTCGGTTTCGGCGAGATCGCCCGCATCACCTCCGACAACGCCCTGCGCCTCTTCGAGCGGATGGGGACGTCGGGGGGGGGGACGGAGCGATGA
- a CDS encoding ABC transporter permease, which yields MTAPRGRSLWYQAWRRLLANRMAVAGGMVVVAMAALALAAPLVSPYGYDETSAAQYHPPSWRHPMGTDIHGRDLLTRVLYGARLSLGVGFVATAVSLLIGVGYGAVSGYAGGKTDELMMRVVDIIYSLPYMFFVIILVAVFGRSVLLLFVALGAVQWLTVARIVRGQVLSIKEKEFIQAGRAIGAGHLRIILHHLLPNVLGPVVVYTTLTVPAVMLQEAFLSFLGLGVPPPASSWGTLIADGASAINALRIYWWLLLFPGAAMAVTLFAMNFLGDGLRDAMDPRLR from the coding sequence ATGACCGCGCCGCGGGGGCGCAGCCTCTGGTACCAGGCGTGGCGGCGGCTGCTCGCCAACCGGATGGCGGTGGCGGGGGGGATGGTCGTCGTGGCGATGGCCGCGCTTGCGCTGGCCGCGCCGTTGGTGAGCCCGTACGGCTACGACGAGACATCCGCCGCGCAGTACCATCCCCCCTCGTGGCGCCACCCGATGGGGACGGATATCCACGGGCGCGACCTGCTCACCCGGGTGCTCTACGGCGCGCGGCTCTCGCTGGGGGTGGGGTTCGTCGCCACGGCGGTGAGCCTTCTGATCGGCGTCGGCTACGGCGCCGTCTCCGGCTACGCGGGGGGGAAAACCGATGAGCTGATGATGCGCGTGGTGGACATCATCTACTCGCTGCCGTACATGTTCTTCGTGATCATCCTCGTGGCGGTCTTCGGCAGGAGCGTGCTGCTGCTCTTCGTCGCCCTCGGGGCTGTGCAGTGGCTCACCGTGGCGCGCATCGTGCGGGGGCAGGTGCTCTCGATCAAGGAGAAGGAGTTCATCCAGGCCGGGCGCGCGATCGGCGCCGGGCACCTGCGCATCATCCTCCACCATCTCCTGCCCAACGTGCTCGGACCGGTGGTGGTGTACACGACCCTGACGGTGCCCGCGGTGATGCTCCAGGAGGCGTTCTTGAGCTTCCTCGGCCTCGGGGTGCCGCCGCCCGCGAGCTCCTGGGGCACGCTCATCGCCGACGGCGCCTCCGCCATCAACGCCCTGAGGATCTACTGGTGGCTCCTGCTCTTCCCCGGGGCCGCGATGGCCGTGACGCTCTTCGCGATGAACTTCCTCGGGGACGGCCTGCGCGACGCGATGGATCCGCGCCTCCGCTGA
- a CDS encoding UvrD-helicase domain-containing protein: MAKRNADGAAGPDPGFPEIRVVEASAGAGKTYALAARYLRLLMEPGEELGAILAITFTNKATREMKGRILDLLKKLALDAFDRPEERDALSEKLPASGGAVASRAAALVDRIVRNYHSFQVQTIDSFINSLLSGCAYELNLSPGFSITRDRGDYLAWSVDRCVERAAREPEIRETIEAFVTHYLVFDRGARWLPKEEILRTVAMLSDERDRHGGRFVASGVSPEPAVDALRRMLLRLQARIPEGTHANLAKALRTAVSARGRLDLGALSSVYFVRDEFPMTKGREAPPEIRELWRRIRAAIPEAAEAEARAFFDCDVRLFGFASDECAARAREDDLVFLGELNRRARELLASGRVGVPELYLRFATAFRHFLIDEFQDTSGLQWMNLEGLVREALSTGGSLFYVGDRKQAIYRFRGGDAELFDRVAADLAGQAPVRRETLGLNRRSCRAIVEFNNEIFSPGNVARFVASLSPERDDDPRALRPEDIDRIAEVFGSARQTHLPGRAPGFVTVEGVDGDRVRERLVPLIRELCGRFEPREIAVLARGNEEVEEIASWLSEEEIAAASERTLSVAHHPLVREICALLRFLDSPVADLAFAAWITGAIFTAAAGVSADEMRGFIFSLRDARRRGGTAYLYRAFRDRYPAAWAAHFEELFRNVGFVPLYELATDILRRFGVHRRFGEYRGFFLRFLELIREQEKDRGDIASFLAYLEAGTGEDLFVRYPGVNAVRVMTIHKAKGLGFPAVVVPFLDFDPGGARGAPRYRTVRRGEDAALVRLEKKYTRLSPRLRDEDRDEHRRRVADELNAVYVAFTRAAEELRVLLPAPKRGRNAAEGLIPAAFRERGEPRAGTVRGQAARPSAVDSGPPDYRDWIAFLREECVDPGEILRRGEIERGEVLHCILALLGDLSGGGAEEALRRAAAGARERFPGRRCLPDCEAVVRRLLDRPWAARLFAPGAGAEVFTEKEIADASGGIRRIDRLIVRPESVRVVDFKSGAAHREAHRAQLRGYAALAAARYPGRAVAGTLVYLDRGEAEEVAL, translated from the coding sequence ATGGCGAAACGGAACGCGGACGGTGCGGCGGGACCCGATCCCGGTTTCCCCGAGATCAGGGTCGTCGAGGCGTCGGCGGGCGCGGGGAAGACCTACGCCCTCGCCGCGAGATACCTCCGTCTCCTGATGGAGCCGGGGGAGGAGCTCGGCGCCATTCTCGCCATCACCTTCACCAACAAGGCGACGCGCGAGATGAAGGGGCGGATCCTCGACCTCCTGAAGAAACTCGCCCTCGACGCCTTCGACCGGCCGGAGGAGCGGGACGCGCTCAGCGAGAAACTCCCGGCCTCCGGGGGGGCCGTCGCCTCCCGCGCCGCCGCCCTCGTCGACCGGATCGTGCGGAACTACCATTCATTCCAGGTCCAGACCATCGACAGCTTCATCAACAGTCTCCTCTCCGGCTGCGCCTACGAGCTGAACCTCTCCCCCGGCTTCTCGATCACGCGCGACCGGGGCGACTACCTCGCCTGGAGCGTCGACCGCTGCGTCGAGCGGGCGGCGCGGGAGCCGGAGATCCGCGAAACGATCGAGGCCTTCGTCACGCACTATCTCGTCTTCGACCGCGGCGCCCGCTGGCTCCCGAAGGAGGAGATACTCAGGACCGTCGCGATGCTCTCCGACGAGCGCGACCGTCACGGCGGCCGGTTCGTCGCCTCCGGCGTCTCGCCGGAGCCCGCCGTCGACGCGCTCCGCAGGATGCTCCTCCGCCTCCAGGCGCGCATCCCCGAGGGGACGCACGCCAACCTCGCCAAGGCGTTGCGGACGGCCGTTTCCGCGCGCGGCCGCCTCGACCTCGGCGCCCTCTCGAGCGTCTACTTTGTGCGAGACGAGTTCCCGATGACGAAGGGGCGCGAGGCGCCCCCGGAGATCCGCGAGCTGTGGCGCCGGATCCGCGCCGCGATCCCCGAGGCCGCCGAGGCGGAGGCACGCGCCTTCTTCGACTGCGACGTGCGGCTGTTCGGGTTCGCCTCCGACGAGTGCGCCGCGCGCGCCCGCGAAGACGACCTGGTCTTTCTCGGCGAACTGAACCGCCGCGCCCGGGAACTGCTGGCCAGCGGGCGCGTCGGCGTGCCGGAGCTCTACCTCCGCTTCGCGACCGCCTTCCGGCATTTCCTCATCGACGAGTTCCAGGACACGAGCGGCCTGCAGTGGATGAACCTCGAGGGGCTGGTCCGCGAGGCCCTCTCGACGGGCGGGTCGCTCTTCTACGTCGGCGACCGCAAGCAGGCGATCTACCGCTTCCGGGGGGGCGACGCGGAGCTGTTCGACCGCGTCGCCGCCGACCTCGCGGGGCAGGCGCCGGTGCGGCGCGAAACGCTGGGCCTCAACCGGCGCAGTTGCCGGGCGATCGTCGAGTTCAACAACGAGATCTTCTCGCCGGGGAACGTCGCCCGTTTCGTCGCCTCGCTCTCGCCGGAACGCGACGACGATCCCCGGGCCCTCCGCCCGGAGGATATCGACCGGATCGCGGAGGTCTTCGGCTCCGCCCGCCAGACCCATCTCCCCGGGCGCGCGCCGGGTTTCGTGACGGTCGAGGGGGTCGACGGCGACCGGGTCCGCGAACGGCTCGTCCCGCTGATTCGCGAGCTCTGCGGCCGTTTCGAGCCGCGGGAGATCGCGGTGCTGGCGCGGGGGAACGAGGAGGTGGAGGAGATCGCGTCGTGGCTCTCGGAGGAGGAGATCGCCGCCGCCTCGGAACGGACCCTGAGCGTGGCCCACCACCCGCTCGTGCGGGAGATCTGCGCCCTGCTCCGGTTCCTCGACTCCCCCGTCGCCGACCTCGCATTCGCGGCCTGGATCACGGGGGCGATCTTCACCGCCGCCGCGGGGGTCTCCGCGGACGAGATGCGCGGGTTCATCTTTTCGCTCCGGGACGCGCGCCGCCGCGGCGGAACGGCATACCTCTACCGCGCCTTCCGCGACCGCTACCCGGCCGCGTGGGCGGCGCATTTCGAGGAGCTGTTCAGGAACGTCGGGTTCGTCCCGCTCTACGAGCTCGCCACCGACATCCTCCGCCGCTTCGGCGTGCACCGGCGCTTCGGTGAGTACCGCGGCTTCTTCCTGCGGTTCCTCGAGCTCATACGGGAGCAGGAGAAGGATCGCGGCGACATCGCCTCGTTCCTGGCGTACCTGGAGGCGGGGACGGGGGAGGATCTGTTCGTCCGGTACCCCGGGGTGAACGCCGTGCGCGTGATGACGATACACAAGGCGAAGGGGCTCGGGTTCCCCGCGGTGGTCGTGCCGTTCCTCGACTTCGATCCCGGCGGCGCCCGCGGCGCGCCCCGGTACCGGACGGTCCGCCGCGGCGAAGACGCCGCCCTGGTGCGGCTCGAGAAAAAGTACACCCGGCTCTCCCCGCGGCTCCGGGACGAGGATCGCGACGAGCACCGGAGGCGGGTGGCGGACGAGCTCAACGCCGTCTACGTCGCCTTCACGCGCGCCGCCGAGGAGCTCCGCGTGCTGCTGCCGGCGCCGAAACGCGGCCGGAACGCGGCGGAGGGGCTCATCCCCGCCGCCTTCAGGGAGCGCGGCGAGCCGCGCGCCGGCACGGTGCGGGGGCAGGCGGCGCGCCCCTCGGCGGTGGACTCCGGGCCGCCCGACTACCGCGACTGGATCGCCTTCCTGCGCGAGGAGTGCGTCGACCCCGGCGAGATCCTGCGGCGCGGGGAGATCGAACGGGGCGAGGTGCTGCACTGCATCCTTGCGCTGCTGGGCGACCTGTCGGGGGGCGGGGCCGAGGAGGCGCTGCGCCGGGCCGCGGCGGGGGCGCGGGAGCGGTTCCCGGGGAGGCGCTGCCTCCCGGACTGCGAGGCGGTCGTGCGGCGGCTCCTCGACCGGCCGTGGGCGGCGCGGCTGTTCGCGCCCGGCGCGGGCGCGGAGGTGTTCACCGAGAAGGAGATCGCCGACGCCTCGGGAGGGATCCGGCGCATCGACCGGCTGATCGTGCGCCCGGAATCGGTGCGGGTGGTGGATTTCAAGAGCGGCGCGGCGCACCGGGAGGCGCACCGGGCGCAGCTGCGCGGCTACGCGGCGCTCGCGGCGGCGCGGTACCCGGGCCGCGCGGTCGCCGGCACCCTCGTCTACCTCGACCGCGGAGAGGCGGAGGAGGTGGCGTTGTGA
- the maf gene encoding septum formation protein Maf — MNPSPPRLAATRRPVILASRSRARKALLRQIGLRFRTAAPRVREAETHRDGSAAMVVANARAKALDVARRRRTGLVIAADTVVTARGKVIGKPANLAEARKTLRLLSRSPQQVLTGVAVADIDRGTVRTACVKTLVVMRPMGDREIGRYLRKVSPLDLAGSFDIQGLGALFVERVEGCYFNVVGLPLAALARLLRETGIELP; from the coding sequence GTGAATCCGTCGCCCCCCCGCCTCGCGGCGACCCGGCGCCCCGTCATCCTCGCCTCCCGATCGAGGGCGCGCAAAGCCCTCCTCCGGCAGATCGGTCTCCGCTTCCGCACGGCGGCCCCCCGCGTGCGCGAGGCGGAGACGCACCGCGACGGCTCCGCGGCGATGGTCGTGGCCAACGCCCGCGCCAAGGCGCTCGACGTCGCCCGAAGGCGCCGGACCGGGCTGGTGATCGCGGCCGACACCGTCGTCACGGCGCGCGGGAAGGTGATCGGCAAGCCGGCGAATCTCGCGGAGGCGCGAAAGACGCTGCGGCTCCTCTCGCGCAGCCCCCAGCAGGTCCTCACCGGCGTCGCGGTGGCGGATATCGACCGCGGCACGGTTCGCACCGCCTGCGTGAAGACGCTGGTCGTGATGCGGCCGATGGGGGACCGTGAGATCGGCCGCTATCTCCGGAAGGTGTCGCCGCTGGATCTGGCGGGGAGTTTCGACATCCAGGGGCTCGGGGCGCTGTTCGTCGAACGCGTGGAGGGGTGCTACTTCAACGTGGTCGGCCTCCCGCTCGCCGCGCTCGCCCGCCTTCTCCGCGAAACCGGGATCGAGCTCCCCTGA
- a CDS encoding GGDEF domain-containing protein — MVPQRPRSEKMLLFFVSLGTVLVLSFLLPLETIPIALSFFIIPIILAANYYGLAGGIGCAALSAALAAFFAYRSGMLLKDPLFLPQIVLYFLVGGFGGFMQQEHDRVQRMLHLSSITDELTGLYNYQHFRTRLDEEVRRATRYDHPLSLLMCDINRFKRYNDTYGHMNGNFILNKVASLIKDSMRESDLSFRYGGDEFAVILPETGLEAEEVARRIVGAVNDAFAAQKGEPSLRPSITAGVAVREAGRPLAASLLITYADKALYQSKNAGLPFGVLRIGELAGNLSA; from the coding sequence ATGGTACCGCAGCGTCCGCGGAGCGAGAAGATGCTCCTGTTCTTCGTGAGCCTGGGCACCGTGCTCGTGCTCTCGTTCCTGCTGCCCCTCGAGACGATCCCGATCGCCCTGAGCTTCTTCATCATCCCGATCATCCTCGCGGCGAACTACTACGGACTCGCCGGGGGCATCGGATGCGCCGCCTTGAGCGCCGCGCTCGCCGCATTCTTCGCCTACCGGTCCGGCATGCTGCTGAAGGACCCCCTCTTCCTGCCCCAGATCGTCCTCTACTTTCTCGTGGGCGGGTTCGGCGGTTTCATGCAGCAGGAGCACGACCGGGTCCAGCGGATGCTCCACCTCTCCTCGATCACCGACGAGCTGACCGGCCTCTACAACTACCAGCACTTCCGCACGCGCCTCGACGAGGAGGTCCGCCGCGCCACGCGCTACGACCACCCGCTCTCCCTCCTGATGTGCGACATCAACCGCTTCAAGCGCTACAACGACACCTACGGGCATATGAACGGCAACTTCATCCTCAACAAGGTCGCCAGTCTGATCAAGGACTCGATGCGCGAAAGCGACCTGTCGTTCCGCTACGGGGGGGACGAGTTCGCGGTGATCCTGCCGGAGACCGGACTCGAAGCGGAGGAGGTGGCGCGGCGCATCGTCGGCGCCGTCAACGACGCCTTCGCCGCGCAGAAAGGCGAGCCGTCGCTCAGGCCGAGCATCACCGCGGGCGTCGCGGTGCGCGAAGCCGGGCGGCCCCTCGCCGCGTCGCTCCTGATCACGTATGCCGACAAGGCGCTCTACCAGTCCAAGAACGCCGGCCTCCCGTTCGGCGTCCTCAGGATCGGCGAGTTGGCCGGGAACCTTTCCGCGTGA
- a CDS encoding phospholipid carrier-dependent glycosyltransferase, with protein sequence MRHARSVLLLAAVAAAMATGVNQSRLFGPDEPREAEIARETLREGHWIVPRLCGLPFLEKPPLYYDLVALAYAAAGGVSAPVARAVSVLLGAVMLAATFLLARRWRGERAAWLALLVLLTMPRFWNYSHRILLDIGVGAFCSCALACLGAEMLRRPEEPANALLPALFALFSAGAFLTKGAVAVFTVALVALASCAATRRWDLPRRCVSPVPLLLFIVPAGVWVALLYREGGMPYLHEHFVNNLLGRFLQVHFEFAGTRFHHTDLGRQMPWHYYLTTLPETLGPWTALLPLAAWGAIAAVRRGTRGDRHFLILLLIWAFLPAVAFSFSAIKERSYLLPSYAAMAMLVAGWLLDRTAVGEETAWRGAAWMGAVFPFAALSLVSPLLPARLVLAIAALLALAPAAAAGAALARRRPSSAFFPALSLVLCALVVSSAPPVSAARYRKRCLFDLAREAREIVGDRALYLYRPGDNLRGSVAFYADRTLRELDRPEELKAAFGKPETVFAILEQGALDALRGDPSFSGLLHRVPAPAFEADPDNRLIANRADW encoded by the coding sequence ATGAGACATGCGCGTTCCGTTCTTCTCCTGGCGGCGGTGGCCGCGGCGATGGCGACCGGCGTCAACCAGAGCCGGCTCTTCGGCCCCGACGAGCCGCGAGAGGCGGAGATCGCGCGGGAGACGCTGCGGGAGGGGCACTGGATCGTGCCCCGCCTCTGCGGCCTCCCGTTCCTCGAGAAGCCGCCCCTCTACTACGACCTCGTCGCCCTGGCCTACGCCGCCGCCGGGGGCGTATCGGCGCCGGTCGCCCGCGCCGTCTCCGTGCTCCTGGGGGCCGTGATGCTCGCCGCGACGTTCCTCCTCGCCCGCCGCTGGCGCGGGGAACGCGCCGCGTGGCTCGCGCTCCTCGTCCTTCTCACGATGCCGCGCTTCTGGAACTACAGCCACCGCATTCTGCTCGACATCGGCGTCGGCGCCTTCTGCTCGTGCGCGCTGGCCTGCCTCGGCGCGGAGATGCTGCGGCGGCCGGAAGAGCCCGCGAACGCCCTGCTCCCGGCCCTCTTCGCCCTCTTCTCGGCGGGGGCGTTTCTGACGAAAGGGGCCGTCGCCGTCTTCACCGTCGCCCTGGTCGCCCTCGCGTCCTGCGCGGCGACCCGCCGCTGGGACCTGCCGCGCCGGTGCGTCTCCCCCGTCCCCCTCCTCCTCTTCATCGTCCCCGCGGGCGTGTGGGTCGCCCTCCTCTACCGGGAGGGGGGGATGCCGTACCTCCACGAGCATTTCGTCAACAACCTCCTCGGGCGGTTCCTCCAGGTCCATTTCGAGTTCGCCGGAACCCGCTTCCATCACACCGACCTCGGGCGCCAGATGCCGTGGCACTACTATCTCACCACGCTCCCGGAGACGCTGGGCCCCTGGACGGCGCTCCTGCCGCTGGCGGCGTGGGGCGCGATCGCCGCCGTCCGGCGGGGAACGCGCGGCGACCGGCACTTCCTCATCCTCCTCCTCATCTGGGCCTTCCTCCCGGCGGTCGCCTTCTCCTTCTCCGCCATCAAGGAGCGCTCCTACCTTCTCCCCTCCTACGCGGCGATGGCGATGCTCGTCGCCGGGTGGCTCCTCGACAGGACGGCGGTCGGGGAAGAGACGGCGTGGCGCGGGGCCGCCTGGATGGGGGCGGTGTTCCCGTTCGCGGCGCTCAGCCTCGTCTCCCCGCTCCTCCCCGCCCGCCTCGTGCTCGCGATCGCCGCCCTCCTCGCCCTCGCCCCGGCCGCGGCGGCCGGGGCGGCCCTGGCGCGGCGGCGCCCCTCCTCCGCGTTCTTCCCCGCCCTCTCCCTCGTCCTCTGCGCGCTCGTCGTCTCCAGCGCGCCCCCGGTCTCGGCCGCGCGCTACCGGAAGCGGTGCCTCTTCGACCTGGCGCGCGAGGCGAGGGAAATCGTCGGCGACCGCGCGCTCTACCTTTACCGTCCCGGGGACAATCTCAGGGGGAGCGTCGCGTTTTACGCGGACCGCACGCTGCGGGAACTCGACCGCCCGGAGGAGCTCAAGGCGGCGTTCGGGAAGCCGGAGACGGTTTTCGCGATTCTGGAGCAGGGGGCCCTCGACGCCCTGCGCGGCGACCCGTCGTTCTCGGGGCTGTTGCACCGCGTCCCCGCCCCCGCCTTCGAGGCCGACCCGGACAACCGGCTGATCGCGAACCGGGCGGACTGGTAG
- the metG gene encoding methionine--tRNA ligase: MKDTFFLSTAIDYVNALPHLGTAYEKIGADALARYMRLKGTETFFLMGVDEHSANVETAARARGMAPQQYCDEMSPRFVEVWRRLGISCDRFIRTTEETHVAAVRELFSRIHRNGDIYKAVYRGWYCASCNTFLKESELEGGLCPQHGKQPARLEEENYFFALSRYADALRRHIEEHPEFIMPQTRRNEIVRFLSAGLEDISVTREGIEWGIRCPFDETHAVYVWFDALINYLSGAGFLDDPARFSRRWPADVHIIGKDITRFHCLIWPAMLLSAGLPLPRSVWGHGFVHLGGEKMSKTLGTTVDPVALADGYGADAVRYFLLREVPFDRDGEFTLEKFRARYSADLSNDLGNLCQRTLTLVAAHLGGAIPEAPTGEEGADGELRLALAGAAAPFRAEMETFRFSQALERIWALVGRCNRYIDETAPWKLRKDPARAKRFAGVLYNLCEALRVLSILVSPAMPSTAAAMRAQLGLPPGPAQGALGEAERFGLLAPGTRLGRVKPLFPRKNPGDNG, from the coding sequence ATGAAGGACACCTTCTTCCTCAGCACGGCGATCGACTACGTCAACGCCCTGCCGCATCTGGGCACCGCGTACGAGAAGATCGGGGCGGACGCCCTCGCCCGCTACATGCGGCTGAAGGGGACGGAGACGTTCTTCCTGATGGGCGTGGACGAGCACAGCGCGAACGTGGAGACGGCGGCACGCGCCCGCGGCATGGCGCCCCAACAGTACTGCGACGAGATGAGCCCGAGATTCGTCGAGGTGTGGCGCCGCCTGGGGATCTCGTGCGATCGCTTCATCAGGACCACCGAGGAGACGCACGTGGCCGCCGTCAGGGAGCTGTTCTCCCGGATCCACCGCAACGGCGACATCTACAAGGCCGTCTACCGCGGCTGGTACTGCGCCTCGTGCAACACCTTCCTCAAGGAGTCCGAACTCGAGGGGGGGCTCTGCCCGCAGCACGGGAAGCAACCCGCGCGGCTCGAGGAGGAGAACTACTTCTTCGCCCTCTCCCGCTACGCCGACGCGCTCCGGCGCCATATCGAGGAGCACCCGGAATTCATCATGCCCCAGACGCGCCGGAACGAGATCGTGCGATTCCTCTCCGCGGGGCTCGAGGACATCAGCGTCACGCGGGAGGGGATCGAGTGGGGGATCCGCTGCCCGTTCGACGAGACGCACGCGGTCTACGTCTGGTTCGACGCCCTCATCAACTACCTCTCGGGGGCGGGGTTCCTCGACGACCCGGCGCGCTTCTCGCGCCGCTGGCCGGCGGACGTCCATATCATCGGGAAGGACATCACGCGCTTCCACTGCCTCATCTGGCCGGCGATGCTCCTCTCCGCGGGGCTCCCGCTGCCCCGGTCGGTCTGGGGGCACGGCTTCGTCCACCTCGGCGGGGAGAAGATGAGCAAGACCCTCGGCACGACGGTCGACCCGGTGGCGCTCGCCGACGGGTACGGCGCCGACGCCGTCCGCTACTTCCTCCTGCGGGAGGTGCCGTTCGACAGGGACGGGGAGTTCACGCTCGAAAAGTTCCGCGCCCGGTACAGCGCGGACCTCTCCAACGACCTCGGCAACCTCTGCCAGCGCACGCTCACCCTGGTGGCCGCGCACCTGGGGGGGGCGATCCCCGAGGCGCCGACCGGCGAGGAGGGGGCCGACGGCGAACTCCGCCTCGCCCTCGCGGGCGCCGCCGCCCCGTTCCGCGCCGAGATGGAAACGTTCCGCTTCAGCCAGGCGCTGGAGAGGATCTGGGCGCTCGTGGGGCGCTGCAACCGCTACATCGACGAGACGGCCCCGTGGAAGCTCCGCAAGGACCCGGCGCGGGCGAAGCGGTTCGCGGGGGTCCTCTACAACCTCTGCGAGGCGCTGCGGGTGCTCTCCATCCTCGTCTCCCCCGCGATGCCCTCCACCGCCGCGGCGATGCGGGCCCAGCTCGGCCTGCCGCCGGGGCCGGCGCAGGGGGCGCTGGGGGAGGCCGAGCGGTTCGGCCTGCTCGCCCCCGGCACGCGGCTGGGCCGGGTGAAGCCGCTGTTCCCGAGAAAGAACCCCGGCGACAACGGCTGA